In the genome of Mesorhizobium sp. NBSH29, the window AAGAATATGAATTCCAGGTCGATCAACGCGATGAAATACCGCTGGTGGTTGTTGATGGCGCAGATGCATCGAACTTCAACTTATCGGAGAACCTGTTTCGTCCATTGTTGGACGGATATGGCGCCGGTGAAGATGGCCGCGATGTCTACGCTGCTGCCATCGACTGGTGGGAAGAACAGCTCACGCTGATTGAGGCTGCCGCGATCTGAGGATACATCATTTCGCCTCAAGACAGCATCGGATTATCTGATTGCTGTCCGAATGTTTCCATCATCCCAACACAATTTTTGCAAGCCGCTCGATTTCGAGCATGTCCAGCCCAGCACCCTCGGCTTCCGTTGTTTCAATCAGCACACGTTCGGCACCGTTGGCGCTATCCATTGGTTCCACACCTTCAGCGAGGTAAGCACTCCGCTTCGCAGTCCAGCGTTGCGCATAAGCTGGATCGGACAGCATTCCGAGGTGCTCCCAATAGTAAATGATACCACTGGCATCATCTTCGATGGTAAAATCAGGCCACCGCATCTTTCCACCCAAGGTCAGGGGTTGCTCATAAACATAAGGTACACCCATCGCGTGAAGTTTCTCCGCAATTGCGAGTTCGGCCTTCGAGCGGACGAGTTCGTTCCGGCTCGTTCGGTGCAGCAATTGCTGGTCCAAAAATCTTGGCCCAGTGCCCGTCATCACTTCGATCGGAACGGGATTCTCAAATAGATCGGTCATACGTCGAGCAATCTCAGATGCCGCTGGTTCGGCATAATGCCTCAAATTACCAATCTCATCCTCGTGAAGAATTACGAGTTGATCACGATGACGAGTTAAAGCGGTGTATAGCAGTTCTCGGGTCAGTGGCCGACAATGCTTAGGGACAACAAGAAATGTATGTCCAAACTGGCTACCCTGCGTTTTGTGAACCGTAAGCGCATATGCGAGTTCCAGTTCAGGTGAGCCGTCGTCTCCGTTAAATTCCCAATGCGGATAAGTAAACTTCACGCCGCGCTGACTGCTAAACTCGACTTCAAGATTTCGTGGTCGGCGCTTCATCTTCTTAGTCTTAAAGCCACCCACAATGATACCGATGTCGCCATTCGCAACGTAGGTATTCTGCTGCTCTGGATAGGTTCGCCTTCTACCGTTGTTACGGACGTTTATTACCTTGTCGCCCCAAAGCAGGCCCTGTGGTCCGGCGGGCTTTGGAATCTTGGCATACCTTGTGGCTTGCGCTCGAGTTTTGGTCTTGGTCCGGAATTGACGTTGAACAGCCAGATTCAACGCATCCACGCCTGCCAGGCCAGCCCTTATAGGGGATAATACTTGCCAGTCATGAGACCGTGAGGCAGCGCCTTCACCACCGATTTCACGTGCTGCCCAGAAGTAAACGTTACCCTCATAAGCGCTGCCACCTAGGCTTTGCTCGAACCCTATCTCATCACCCGGCCCGGCCAGTTTCAGGCCGTGGATAAGCTCAGCGGTCAGAGACTCTCCAACTGCGCTCGGTCCTTTCCAACTCACCGACCTGACATGGTCGAGCGTTCCTGCGTTCAGTGCATCCCAAACCTGATCCGCCCCGGCATCAAGTGCCTCTCCGCTAAACTGCCGTGCAAGCAAGACATCACCGCGCCCACTCCCGCGCTGGCGTCCGATAACGGTCAACTCGGCATAACCGTTAGAAAGACGAGGGAAAATTGGCGGTTGCTCCGGCGGCGCGAGTTTGCGGCAAATATCGACAAAAGGGCGGCCCGCACCTATCGGCGGAAGCTGTCGAGGATCTCCGACAAGGATGAGGCGTTCGACACCCTCAATCGCGTCGAGGAGCGCTGCCAACTGATCCTCCGTGAGCATTGAACATTCATCAACAATGACCGTCCGAAATCCCTTTTCTCGGGGCGCAATTGGATTCCAGTAGTAACGTCCACTTGCGCCATCATAGCGACTAAGCCCTTGGAGGAATTGGGCGAGCGTCTTGCCTTGGCCGAGTCGACCTGTCGCCTCCTCTAGCCGGACTCGCGCCTTTCCTGTCGGTGCGAGTAGCAAAACTTTTCTCTCGTTCACTTGCGGCAACTCGCAAAGAAGTCTCAGAATTGTGGTCTTTCCAGACCCGGCAGGACCAACCAACACCGAGAAGCGGGACTGTGCTAGCTGCTGAAGGGATGCTGCTTTCTCGCAACGTGCACGTTCCTCGTCCTTTTGGTCATCTGCATTGGGCGGTAGTGCGCCAAATTCAGTATCAACCAGTTTCCGCCATTGATGCGATAGATCATGCCGTTTAGCCTTGACCCGCTTCCTAATTGCTGTGCCGATCATTTCGCGTGCTACGGCGTAGCGTCGAAGCTTATAGGCCGGCCCGTCACCGGCAATTCCCTCCGTAAGCGCTTCCTTCAGCCAAGCCGAATTGATGGCGATTACGTCTTCGTCGATCATGCATTTCGGCGCCAAAGGAGCCGCGAGGGCGCGCTGAACTAACCAACTTCGTGGCAAAACCGTATGGCCGTTCTCATCGGCAGCGTTTTCGAGGAGGTCTATCATGAGTGCACGTACCCTGCGCTTGTCGATTGCATCTGTCATCTCCGTCGGATGGGCAATAGGCGCTGTCTGCCGTACTGCCTCTGCGGGAAAGACGCCACGATCAATGACGCCAAAACCGATGCGATCCGCCGCTTCATCGTCACGCTCAAAAATCAGATACGGATTGGTTAGGATCTCGGTATCTGTGGTAGG includes:
- a CDS encoding ATP-dependent DNA helicase, with protein sequence MEYFEGMQGKDMIDGARKLSRQNITVRVPWHDTGWTGHVCAAPSANTSCLALARIALGKRADQDKFAGAAFDMLAAPDLPPCVDERAGFLSGQDLFLTKEHPYKASSPDTHGHFGETSLRFEAYSAACIPFGWMLRRQVEGDDRLGISGKADAFRLGYDVAREPDLPFTTSWVQDKSNQLIMLDTFFGALEPEASLCVFYAKRTPLAEDHRRVIIGIGRVKGVGQSTEYSYDSPGTLKGVLWERNVRHSLRSNGKSDGFLMPYHALLAAAEGDPSLDLAACVAFAPDDQFNAYSFGSEHLDDDAAIASLLACAAALRAAVERADVEVEASLQWIDTEIARLWKARGVHPGLGSALSAFGLDHGALLAHEMVRTGAEYGKVFDAFRFIDGFVADPQQFSQAESLGFGASFREKWQGLPSERRHLLELVARCNLQPNQALRIYQPSVRKLSRPTTDTEILTNPYLIFERDDEAADRIGFGVIDRGVFPAEAVRQTAPIAHPTEMTDAIDKRRVRALMIDLLENAADENGHTVLPRSWLVQRALAAPLAPKCMIDEDVIAINSAWLKEALTEGIAGDGPAYKLRRYAVAREMIGTAIRKRVKAKRHDLSHQWRKLVDTEFGALPPNADDQKDEERARCEKAASLQQLAQSRFSVLVGPAGSGKTTILRLLCELPQVNERKVLLLAPTGKARVRLEEATGRLGQGKTLAQFLQGLSRYDGASGRYYWNPIAPREKGFRTVIVDECSMLTEDQLAALLDAIEGVERLILVGDPRQLPPIGAGRPFVDICRKLAPPEQPPIFPRLSNGYAELTVIGRQRGSGRGDVLLARQFSGEALDAGADQVWDALNAGTLDHVRSVSWKGPSAVGESLTAELIHGLKLAGPGDEIGFEQSLGGSAYEGNVYFWAAREIGGEGAASRSHDWQVLSPIRAGLAGVDALNLAVQRQFRTKTKTRAQATRYAKIPKPAGPQGLLWGDKVINVRNNGRRRTYPEQQNTYVANGDIGIIVGGFKTKKMKRRPRNLEVEFSSQRGVKFTYPHWEFNGDDGSPELELAYALTVHKTQGSQFGHTFLVVPKHCRPLTRELLYTALTRHRDQLVILHEDEIGNLRHYAEPAASEIARRMTDLFENPVPIEVMTGTGPRFLDQQLLHRTSRNELVRSKAELAIAEKLHAMGVPYVYEQPLTLGGKMRWPDFTIEDDASGIIYYWEHLGMLSDPAYAQRWTAKRSAYLAEGVEPMDSANGAERVLIETTEAEGAGLDMLEIERLAKIVLG